One window of Trichocoleus sp. genomic DNA carries:
- a CDS encoding FkbM family methyltransferase has translation MKTNSATAPADLYRHYLRQHCPDLEQETIAPFLTTLETANWDEPESALDLNNFAVMALIEAEQCNDPELRAMNLDIAMEALAQGADFDPLCAAHLALIHSMTGNSQAATELAFATFLETLHPAHYSVEPSPLGLVYVPPEPLKQVQTELLENLLQAENGYNQALLLLADVLCRSQLVFYNAYGQRFLQLVTQVSPDSVHRNLQLGLASLMQQRWEGLFHLQRAREIAPDYAPAVQALYLAYRELQQTEIAESWQQFGQTQAQSDRAYAWATLEHNSPFTYVPFNNLQLAVEPSFQSIVTIVLLANGDWFEAEMEFWREQLKPGMTVIDVGANVGVYTFSAAQAVGELGRVIAIEPFSYCVQCLEETKRINQLNQVTICAGAASDRVSKARLSLHSASELNEVITEETPQSGDFEEIDCFSLDSLIDQENLQRVDWLKIDAEGHEMKVLAGSDRLLRQFQPGILYENVAASSGDNTPVAEYLMSIGYRLFRYQPYLQTLIPIHAIEELQGSLNIVALPAKNA, from the coding sequence ATGAAAACAAACTCTGCAACTGCTCCAGCAGACCTATACCGACACTATCTTCGCCAACATTGTCCAGATTTAGAGCAAGAAACGATCGCCCCTTTCCTGACAACGCTAGAAACAGCAAACTGGGACGAACCAGAATCAGCCCTTGATCTCAATAATTTTGCAGTAATGGCATTGATTGAGGCGGAGCAGTGTAACGATCCAGAACTCCGAGCTATGAATTTAGACATCGCAATGGAGGCTTTGGCTCAGGGAGCAGATTTTGATCCACTTTGTGCGGCTCACCTGGCATTAATCCACAGCATGACGGGCAACAGCCAAGCTGCAACAGAACTGGCTTTTGCAACGTTTTTAGAAACTCTTCATCCAGCCCATTATTCAGTAGAACCATCACCGCTTGGTTTAGTTTATGTTCCTCCAGAGCCATTAAAGCAAGTTCAAACGGAATTATTGGAAAATCTTTTACAAGCGGAGAATGGCTACAATCAAGCGTTGCTTCTGCTTGCAGATGTTTTATGTCGATCGCAACTCGTCTTTTACAACGCATATGGGCAACGTTTTTTACAACTAGTAACTCAAGTTTCCCCTGACTCTGTTCATCGCAACTTACAACTCGGTCTTGCCAGTTTGATGCAGCAGCGATGGGAAGGCTTATTTCATTTACAGCGGGCAAGAGAGATTGCGCCTGATTATGCTCCTGCCGTTCAAGCGCTTTACCTGGCTTACCGAGAATTACAGCAAACTGAAATTGCAGAGTCTTGGCAACAGTTTGGTCAAACGCAAGCACAATCCGATCGCGCTTATGCTTGGGCAACTCTGGAGCACAATAGTCCGTTTACCTATGTTCCGTTTAATAATTTGCAGCTTGCTGTAGAACCCAGCTTTCAGAGCATTGTGACGATTGTGCTGCTTGCAAATGGGGACTGGTTTGAAGCGGAAATGGAGTTTTGGCGCGAACAGCTCAAACCAGGGATGACAGTGATTGATGTGGGTGCGAATGTGGGAGTTTACACTTTCAGCGCAGCCCAAGCAGTTGGTGAGTTGGGTCGGGTGATTGCGATCGAGCCATTTTCTTACTGTGTTCAGTGTTTGGAAGAGACAAAGCGAATCAATCAACTCAACCAGGTGACGATTTGTGCTGGAGCGGCAAGCGATCGAGTTAGCAAGGCACGGCTCTCGCTTCATAGTGCCAGTGAATTGAATGAAGTCATTACAGAAGAAACGCCTCAATCAGGTGACTTTGAAGAAATTGATTGCTTTTCATTGGATAGCCTAATTGATCAAGAGAATCTTCAGCGAGTAGATTGGCTCAAGATCGATGCAGAAGGACATGAGATGAAGGTGTTAGCCGGAAGCGATCGGCTCTTGCGTCAGTTTCAACCTGGGATTCTCTATGAGAATGTTGCTGCCTCAAGCGGAGACAATACCCCCGTTGCCGAGTACCTTATGTCGATCGGTTATCGTCTGTTTCGGTATCAACCCTATCTACAAACACTCATTCCCATTCATGCAATTGAAGAGCTACAGGGAAGCTTAAACATTGTTGCTTTACCTGCTAAGAATGCCTAG
- the purU gene encoding formyltetrahydrofolate deformylase gives MHSKRRYTLSLSCPDRVGIVAAVSTFIADHQGWIVEAQHHADQSFQQFFMRQEILADSLPFGIEAFRQQFSPIAAEFQMDWKITDSAQKKRVVILVSKPEHCLYDLLSRWQSGELDIEIPAVISNHEVFRKLVEWHGIPYYYVPVTKETKTIAYDKIMHLFEEVQGDVIVLARYMQILSPEMCDRYFKRIINIHHSFLPSFIGAKPYHQAHERGVKLIGATCHYVTSELDAGPIIDQDVIRIDHSDSVDDLIRYGKDIEKTVLARGLRYHIEDRVLVHGNKTIVFR, from the coding sequence GTGCATTCTAAAAGACGCTACACCCTCAGCCTCTCCTGCCCCGATCGCGTTGGCATTGTCGCCGCAGTCAGTACCTTTATTGCTGATCATCAGGGCTGGATTGTGGAGGCGCAACACCACGCAGATCAGAGCTTTCAGCAGTTTTTCATGCGTCAGGAAATTTTGGCAGACTCGCTGCCCTTCGGCATTGAAGCGTTTCGGCAGCAGTTCAGCCCGATCGCCGCTGAATTTCAGATGGACTGGAAAATTACTGACTCAGCGCAGAAAAAGCGAGTGGTGATTCTCGTCTCGAAACCAGAACACTGTTTGTATGATTTGCTCTCCCGCTGGCAGAGTGGCGAACTTGATATCGAAATTCCGGCAGTGATTTCTAATCATGAGGTTTTTCGCAAGCTGGTTGAGTGGCACGGCATTCCTTATTACTATGTCCCTGTCACTAAAGAAACCAAGACGATCGCCTATGACAAAATCATGCACCTGTTTGAGGAAGTCCAGGGGGATGTCATCGTGCTGGCTCGCTATATGCAAATTCTGTCGCCGGAAATGTGCGATCGATATTTCAAGCGCATTATCAACATCCACCATTCTTTCTTGCCTTCGTTTATCGGCGCAAAACCCTACCATCAAGCGCACGAACGCGGCGTCAAACTCATTGGGGCAACCTGTCACTATGTCACTTCAGAACTGGATGCTGGTCCCATCATTGATCAGGATGTAATTCGCATTGACCACTCCGATTCGGTAGATGACCTGATTCGTTACGGCAAAGATATTGAGAAGACGGTTCTAGCAAGAGGATTGCGCTATCACATCGAAGATCGGGTTCTGGTTCATGGGAACAAAACGATCGTTTTCCGTTAG
- a CDS encoding pentapeptide repeat-containing protein, producing MSRSPQPSPQDVPKSDRSFWRINVLPGIWTRLNVWWGNKNFSGANLQGVNLSRVDFIGTLLLWTDFIWAILLWLRLSEAGATGIILIWANLLWTILVWINMREFTFSQVTSPRNTRLRNTILIGILLIWATFIWAMVLADRSHGAVIVWANPNIAFILWIVFSRVDLSNADLSQANLSRANLYRVDLRDANLSQSNLRNANLREAVLRGADLTGADLTGADLSDADLSDAILQGVDLTTADLSDANLNDTDLRDAQLVKANLMAADLSWANLSRADCSDANLSWANLNRAKLTDAKLSNADLSGADFREAILHRIDVTQVDLSVVLVKGAKFSKNPGLKQTDRVNLKARGAILEDLPGFGSSPSI from the coding sequence ATGTCTCGATCGCCACAGCCCTCCCCTCAAGATGTGCCAAAATCCGATCGCTCCTTCTGGCGCATCAATGTATTGCCTGGTATCTGGACGCGCCTCAATGTCTGGTGGGGCAACAAAAACTTCAGTGGCGCAAATTTGCAGGGAGTTAATCTGAGCCGGGTTGATTTTATTGGAACGCTGTTACTCTGGACAGATTTTATCTGGGCGATCTTGCTCTGGCTACGTTTAAGTGAGGCTGGCGCAACTGGCATCATTTTGATCTGGGCGAATTTGCTCTGGACGATTCTAGTTTGGATCAACATGCGGGAATTTACGTTTTCGCAAGTCACCTCACCCCGAAATACGCGACTCAGAAACACAATTTTGATCGGCATTTTGCTGATCTGGGCAACGTTTATTTGGGCGATGGTGCTGGCAGATCGATCGCATGGAGCCGTCATTGTTTGGGCAAATCCGAATATTGCTTTTATTTTGTGGATTGTTTTTAGCCGCGTTGATCTCAGCAATGCTGATTTGAGTCAGGCAAACCTCAGTCGAGCGAACCTATATCGGGTTGATCTGCGAGATGCGAACTTGAGCCAATCCAACCTTCGCAATGCCAATCTTCGGGAAGCCGTTTTGCGAGGCGCAGATTTAACGGGGGCAGATTTAACAGGGGCAGACCTGAGCGATGCCGATTTGAGTGATGCGATTCTTCAGGGTGTTGATCTAACAACGGCAGACCTCTCGGATGCAAACCTGAATGATACAGATCTTCGTGACGCACAATTGGTCAAAGCGAATTTAATGGCGGCAGATCTTAGTTGGGCAAACTTAAGTCGGGCGGATTGTAGTGACGCCAATCTCAGTTGGGCAAACCTGAACCGCGCTAAGCTCACAGACGCAAAGCTGAGCAATGCTGACCTGAGCGGGGCAGACTTCCGGGAAGCAATCTTACATCGTATTGATGTTACTCAGGTGGATTTGAGTGTGGTGCTGGTTAAGGGGGCAAAATTTAGCAAGAACCCCGGACTGAAGCAAACCGATCGGGTCAACCTTAAAGCAAGAGGCGCAATTTTAGAAGACCTGCCTGGATTTGGCAGCAGCCCCTCTATTTGA
- the ybaK gene encoding Cys-tRNA(Pro) deacylase produces MKTNAVRVLDNLGIAYQLLSYEVDPNDLAAESIAEKVGLPPEEVFKTLVTRGDRTGICLAVIPGNTHLDLKALAKLTQNRKIEPVPLKDVQPLTGYIRGGVTALACKKPYPVYVDETIELFDQVAVSAGMRGLMIHLAPGDYLKAVNGTVGAIAQEKEG; encoded by the coding sequence ATGAAAACAAACGCAGTGCGGGTTCTCGACAATTTAGGCATTGCCTATCAGCTCTTAAGCTATGAGGTTGATCCAAATGACCTGGCAGCAGAAAGCATTGCCGAGAAAGTTGGGCTGCCTCCCGAAGAAGTATTCAAAACACTGGTAACCAGGGGCGATCGAACGGGCATTTGCTTAGCTGTGATTCCCGGCAACACTCATCTCGATCTCAAAGCACTGGCAAAACTCACTCAAAATCGCAAAATTGAACCTGTGCCGCTCAAAGACGTACAACCCCTCACAGGCTATATCCGAGGTGGCGTTACAGCCCTTGCCTGCAAGAAACCCTATCCAGTCTATGTGGATGAAACGATCGAGCTGTTCGATCAGGTTGCCGTATCTGCCGGAATGCGCGGACTCATGATTCACCTTGCCCCCGGTGACTATCTGAAAGCCGTCAATGGCACAGTCGGGGCAATTGCTCAGGAGAAGGAGGGATGA
- a CDS encoding FTR1 family protein, with translation MDFSTVLPTFIITLREGVEAALVVGIVLACLTKAKQNRLKGWVFLGVAAGILVSALIALLFGWMIQVLGAASPAAEPLMEGIFSLVAVGLLSWMLIWMTQQARFLKVQVEQGVTAALKGGVSSAWAIFSLIFFAVLREGFETVVFIAAKFQQGIFPMLGALAGLAVAAGIGVLLFKWGVKLNLKQFFQAMGLLLLLVVAGLVVTALGHFDTVMQTLASQDRASESLCFYYERFVRNPSCVLGPTVWNLATTLPDDRFPGIVLSALFGYTQHLYLVQAVAYLVFLLTIGAIYFQALSGRVFFFIKRSSVKG, from the coding sequence ATGGACTTCAGTACTGTTCTACCGACTTTTATCATCACCTTACGGGAGGGCGTTGAAGCTGCCCTGGTCGTGGGAATTGTGCTGGCTTGCCTGACAAAAGCAAAACAAAACCGTTTGAAAGGATGGGTTTTTTTAGGTGTGGCGGCTGGCATTTTGGTGAGTGCGCTGATTGCCCTGCTGTTCGGCTGGATGATTCAGGTATTGGGAGCCGCTAGCCCCGCCGCTGAACCCCTTATGGAAGGAATTTTTAGTCTCGTTGCAGTCGGGTTGCTGAGCTGGATGCTGATCTGGATGACGCAACAAGCTCGCTTCCTCAAAGTGCAGGTTGAACAAGGCGTCACGGCTGCCCTCAAAGGCGGAGTCAGTTCTGCCTGGGCAATTTTCAGCCTCATTTTCTTTGCAGTGCTGCGAGAAGGCTTTGAAACGGTCGTATTCATCGCTGCCAAATTTCAGCAGGGCATTTTCCCCATGCTGGGTGCACTGGCAGGCTTAGCGGTTGCTGCCGGAATTGGGGTGCTGCTGTTTAAGTGGGGCGTCAAGCTAAACCTGAAACAGTTCTTTCAGGCAATGGGCTTGCTGCTGCTGCTGGTTGTCGCTGGTTTAGTTGTGACTGCGCTAGGACACTTTGACACGGTGATGCAAACCCTCGCCAGCCAAGATCGCGCCTCCGAATCGCTTTGCTTCTACTACGAACGCTTTGTTCGCAATCCCTCTTGCGTTCTGGGTCCGACGGTCTGGAATCTGGCAACAACTCTGCCTGACGATCGCTTCCCTGGCATCGTTCTCAGTGCGCTCTTCGGCTACACCCAACACCTCTATCTTGTCCAGGCGGTTGCCTATCTTGTATTTCTGCTCACGATCGGCGCTATCTACTTCCAGGCACTCTCCGGTCGCGTTTTCTTCTTCATAAAACGTAGCAGTGTGAAGGGGTAG